The following proteins are encoded in a genomic region of Dehalococcoidia bacterium:
- a CDS encoding glycosyltransferase produces the protein MKGDGRGAERRPLVCLVSEALGLPGDEGVRNFVASLLAALQTRAQAVGLAVGGGSSSDGIESLRAGRLFLSPRLASRLRALSPDLVVYVPSASATLFSFWRARALQAMCPAARVAMVSLQPRRLRGPARALARVLKTGLVFAQAPWTMALLQSLGCTVRFLPSGVDLGRFVPVSQEEKEALRRRLGLPVSEFLALHVGHLKPGRNLEVLRYAWPTARPVVVAAASMGRDPYLAASLAAEAGAIVLEGYRRRIEEVYQACDCYLFPVREPGCAIDAPLSVLEAMACNLPVIAYPYGGLPVMFAAGNGLHFLEDWQQLPLLLSEVRAQPVCRTREMVERYDWSEVAGYLLAHALGAYAL, from the coding sequence GTGAAAGGCGACGGCAGAGGGGCCGAGCGCCGGCCTCTGGTGTGCCTGGTATCGGAGGCCCTGGGCCTTCCTGGCGATGAGGGGGTGCGCAATTTCGTCGCCTCCCTGCTGGCCGCCCTGCAGACGAGGGCGCAGGCCGTGGGGCTGGCGGTGGGGGGCGGGTCATCCAGCGATGGCATCGAGAGCCTGCGGGCCGGCAGGCTCTTTCTCAGCCCGCGCCTGGCCAGCCGCTTGCGGGCGCTCTCGCCTGACCTGGTGGTATACGTGCCCTCGGCCTCGGCCACCCTGTTCAGCTTCTGGCGGGCCAGGGCCTTGCAGGCCATGTGCCCGGCTGCACGGGTGGCGATGGTGTCGCTGCAGCCGCGGCGGTTGCGTGGGCCGGCGCGGGCGCTGGCCAGGGTGCTGAAAACGGGGCTGGTGTTCGCTCAGGCGCCGTGGACTATGGCCCTGCTGCAGTCCCTCGGGTGCACCGTCCGCTTCCTGCCCTCGGGCGTCGACCTCGGACGCTTCGTCCCCGTCTCCCAGGAGGAGAAGGAAGCGCTGCGGCGGCGTTTGGGGCTACCTGTCTCCGAGTTCCTGGCCCTCCATGTGGGACACCTGAAGCCGGGCCGCAATCTGGAGGTGCTGCGCTATGCCTGGCCGACAGCCAGGCCAGTGGTGGTGGCCGCCGCCAGCATGGGACGCGATCCCTATCTGGCTGCTTCCCTGGCCGCCGAGGCGGGGGCCATCGTCCTGGAGGGGTATCGCCGGCGCATCGAGGAGGTCTACCAGGCCTGCGACTGTTACCTGTTCCCGGTGCGGGAGCCGGGTTGCGCTATCGACGCGCCCCTGTCGGTCCTGGAAGCCATGGCCTGCAACCTGCCCGTCATCGCTTATCCCTACGGGGGACTGCCCGTCATGTTCGCCGCCGGCAACGGCCTCCACTTCCTGGAGGACTGGCAGCAGCTGCCCTTGCTTCTGTCGGAGGTGCGCGCCCAGCCCGTCTGTCGGACGAGGGAGATGGTCGAGCGCTACGACTGGTCCGAAGTGGCCGGCTATCTCCTGGCCCATGCCCTGGGGGCGTATGCGCTATGA